In Aptenodytes patagonicus chromosome 22, bAptPat1.pri.cur, whole genome shotgun sequence, one DNA window encodes the following:
- the OLFML3 gene encoding olfactomedin-like protein 3 — MGPWRCLLLLPLLAAALRAQQQQFMEYVERRLTLLEERISQWHDQSSRYSTELRDFKNQVLGMLETAEKEREAMRSEAESAAVRVDRLEREVDYLETQNPAPPCVEVDEMLMEKQVATAKQRKNEKYTKLTDCSDTIASVRAMKILKRFGSTSGLWTKDAAGNSEKIYVFDGTANDTVYVFPRMREFTLFSATRKAARIKLPYPWVGTGHLVYNGHLYYIRQQGPFQVIKFNLANKTVVDSSVFPAEEQIPVFGLSPFTYIEVAADEEGLWAIYATKEDEKNICLAKLDPTSLDIEQMWDTPCPRENAEGAFVVCGALHVVYNTRLPSRSRVQCVFDVSGTLAPEDASLVYFPKRYGSHSSMKYSPRERQIYAWDDGYQIIYRMEMKKKLEV, encoded by the exons ATGGGGCCCTGGcgctgcctgctcctcctgccgcTCCTTGCCGCGGCCCTCCgcgcccagcagcagcagttcatGGAGTACGTGGAGCGGCGCCTCACCCTCCTGGAG GAGAGGATCTCACAGTGGCACGACCAGAGCAGCCGCTACTCCACGGAGCTGCGGGACTTCAAGAACCAGGTGCTGGGGATGCTCGAGACAGCAGAGAAGGAGCGGGAGGCGATGCGGTCAGAGGCAGAGAGCGCAGCGGTGCGCGTGGACCGCCTGGAGCGTGAGGTGGACTACCTGGAGACACAGAACCCCGCACCGCCCTGTGTGGAGGTAGATGAGATGCTGATGGAGAAGCAGGTGGCCACAGCCAAGCAGAGGAAGAACGAGAAGTACACCAAGCTGACAG ACTGCAGCGACACCATCGCGAGCGTCAGAGCCATGAAGATCCTGAAGCGTTTCGGCAGCACCTCGGGGCTCTGGACCAAGGATGCCGCAGGGAACTCCGAGAAGATCTACGTCTTCGACGGCACTGCCAACGACACGGTGTATGTCTTCCCCCGCATGCGGGAGTTCACCCTCTTCTCTGCCACCCGCAAGGCTGCCCGCATCAAACTGCCCTACCCCTGGGTGGGCACAGGGCACCTTGTCTACAATGGGCACCTCTACTACATCCGCCAGCAGGGCCCCTTCCAGGTGATCAAGTTCAACCTGGCCAACAAGACAGTGGTGGACAGCTCGGTGTTCCCGGCCGAGGAGCAGATCCCTGTCTTCGGGCTCTCCCCCTTCACCTACATCGAGGTAGCAGCAGATGAGGAGGGGCTCTGGGCCATCTATGCCACCAAGGAGGATGAGAAGAACATATGCCTGGCCAAGTTGGACCCCACCTCGCTGGACATCGAGCAGATGTGGGACACACCGTGCCCACGGGAGAACGCCGAGGGCGCCTTTGTGGTGTGCGGGGCACTGCACGTGGTCTACAACACCCGCCTGCCCAGTCGCTCCCGCGTGCAGTGCGTCTTTGACGTCAGTGGCACGCTGGCCCCCGAGGATGCCTCCCTCGTCTACTTCCCCAAGCGCTACGGCTCCCACTCCAGCATGAAGTACAGCCCCCGGGAGAGGCAGATCTACGCCTGGGATGACGGCTACCAGATCATCTACCGCATGGAGATGAAGAAGAAGCTGGAGGTCTGA